The nucleotide window TCGAGCAACTGCGCGCCGGCGCAGACCTGGTCATGGGTAATCGTTTTCGCGGAGGCCTACAGAAGGGCGCGATGCCGTTTCTCCACCGCAATCTCGGCAACCCGGTGCTGAGTTTTCTGGGACGCCTTTTCTTCCACGCTCCCTGCGGAGATTTTCACTGCGGCCTGCGCGGATTCAGTATGCAGGCCTATCGCCGCATGGATTTGCAAACCACGGGGATGGAATTCGCCAGCGAGATGGTGGTGAAGGCGTCGCTGTTCAAAATGAAGATTGCCGAAGTGCCGACCACGCTTTCGCCTGCCGGACGCGATCGCCCGCCGCACCTCCGCAGTTGGCGCGACGGTTGGCGCCATCTGCGCTTTCTCATGATGTACAGCCCGCGCTGGTCGTTCCTCTATCCCGGTGCGGCCCTGATGGTCGCCGGCACGGCGCTCGCATTGTGGCTCTTGCCGGGACCTCGCACTGTGGGATCGATCACCATCGATATCCATACTTTGCTGTACGCGGTCATGGCAATCCTGATCGGTTTTCAGATGGTGACGTTTTCGATCTTCACAAAAGTATTTGCGATCACGGAAAAATTGATGCCGGAGGACACGCGCCTGAATTGGTTGTTCCGCCATTTTCAGCTCGAAACCGGATTGTTGATCGGCGGCTTCCTGATGGCGGCTGGGGTGGGTCTCGCTGGCTATTCACTTTTCTTGTGGAATGCGCACGGCTTTGGGCCGATGGATCCAGAAGGCCTGGTGCGCGTGGTGGCCAGCACCATCGTCCTGTTCACGATCGGCGTTGAAATCTGCCTTGCCAGCTTCTTCCTGAGCATTCTCGGACTACGGCGGAAATAGCAAAATTACTCAGCGTCCCGGGTTTTCCGGCACAGCACCTGATACTGACCACCCAGTGGGATTTTTCTCAGCAAAGCTTCGAGAGGACGTAAAGCGGAGAGAGATTTTGGGAAGAAGAACAGGTAATCCGTGCGCAGGATTTCGAATCCCGCATCTCGCAACATATGGCCTGCTTCAACCGGAGAAATTGTGATCGCATCTTCGTCGAAGGAGCAACGAGACATCACGTACTGCGTCCCGGGATTCCAGGGATTGTTTTCCCACAAGGCAAAGACTCCTCCGGGACGCAAGGCCGCTCGAATGGATCGCAATGCTGCAGCGCGCTCCTCAATGGGGATGTGATGGAAGACTCCATTGCTGTAGGCGCAGTCG belongs to Acidobacteriota bacterium and includes:
- a CDS encoding glycosyltransferase family 2 protein, which encodes MFPITPDEQIRNQVASTDTPPELSVVLPCLDEARTLPACIAQIQRAIAEHSIHAEIIVADNGSTDGSPALATSLGARVVAVPERGYGSALMGGIAAARGRYVIMGDADASYDFGDIPKFIEQLRAGADLVMGNRFRGGLQKGAMPFLHRNLGNPVLSFLGRLFFHAPCGDFHCGLRGFSMQAYRRMDLQTTGMEFASEMVVKASLFKMKIAEVPTTLSPAGRDRPPHLRSWRDGWRHLRFLMMYSPRWSFLYPGAALMVAGTALALWLLPGPRTVGSITIDIHTLLYAVMAILIGFQMVTFSIFTKVFAITEKLMPEDTRLNWLFRHFQLETGLLIGGFLMAAGVGLAGYSLFLWNAHGFGPMDPEGLVRVVASTIVLFTIGVEICLASFFLSILGLRRK
- a CDS encoding class I SAM-dependent methyltransferase, whose protein sequence is MASSSERTSPERHGFDQYASGYDSYLNQALAATGEDSAFFARGRVRWLADCLVRLGMQPATALDFGCGIGSTAPLLLAELRCASVIGVDSSPEIIKQAQRTYSTDQIQFQMLSEFRPPGNLDCAYSNGVFHHIPIEERAAALRSIRAALRPGGVFALWENNPWNPGTQYVMSRCSFDEDAITISPVEAGHMLRDAGFEILRTDYLFFFPKSLSALRPLEALLRKIPLGGQYQVLCRKTRDAE